A part of Schistocerca cancellata isolate TAMUIC-IGC-003103 unplaced genomic scaffold, iqSchCanc2.1 HiC_scaffold_782, whole genome shotgun sequence genomic DNA contains:
- the LOC126143162 gene encoding ribosome-binding protein 1-like, whose protein sequence is MSVYLLKDGDKPSIMLEGIPAFPVHANGDQGSGVNWRRAEGRAVEASRGQGSGGEQRAGQWRRAEGRAVEASRGQGSGGEQRAGQWRRAEGRAVEASRGQGSGGEKRAGQWRREEGRAVEARRGQGSGGEKRAGQWRRAEGRAVEASRGQGSGGEQRAGQWRRAEGRAVEASRGQGSGGEQRAGQWRRAEGRAVEASRGQGSGGEQRAGQWRRAEGRAVEASRGQGSGGEQRAGQWRRAEGRAVEASRGQGSGGEQRAGQWRRAEGRAVEASRGQGSGGEQRAGQWRRAEGRAVEASRGQGSGGEQRAGQWRRAEGRAVEASRGQGSGGEQRAGQWRRAEGRAVEASRGQGSGGELRAGQWRRAEGRAVEASRGQGSGGEQRAGQWRREEGRAVEARRGQGSGGEKRAGQWRREEGRAVEARRGQGSGGEKRAGQWRREEGRAVEARRGQGSGGEKRAGQWRREEGRAVEARRGQGSGGEKRAGQWRREEGRAVEARRGQGSGGEKRAGQWRREEGRAVEARRGQGSGGEKRAGQWRREEGRAVEARRGQGSGGEKRAGQWRREEGRAVEARRGQGSGGEKRAGQWRREEGRAVEARRGQGSGGEKRAGQWRREEGRDEGSQRVETRQDGRGQC, encoded by the exons ATGTCTGTGTACCTCCTGAAGGATGGAGACAAACCTTCAATTATGCTGGAAGGCATCCCTGCCTTTCCAGTGCATGCA AATGGTGATCAAGGGAGTggagtgaactggaggcgagcagagggcagggcagtggaggcgagcagagggcagggcagtggaggcgagcagagggcagggcagtggaggcgagcagagggcagggcagtggaggcgagcagagggcagggcagtggaggcgagcagagggcagggcagtggaggcgagcagagggcagggcagtggaggcgagcagagggcagggcagtggaggcgagaagagggcagggcagtggaggcgagaagagggcagggcagtggaggcgagaagagggcagggcagtggaggcgagaagagggcagggcagtggaggcgagcagagggcagggcagtggaggcgagcagagggcagggcagtggaggcgagcagagggcagggcagtggaggcgagcagagggcagggcagtggaggcgagcagagggcagggcagtggaggcgagcagagggcagggcagtggaggcgagcagagggcagggcagtggaggcgagcagagggcagggcagtggaggcgagcagagggcagggcagtggaggcgagcagagggcagggcagtggaggcgagcagagggcagggcagtggaggcgagcagagggcagggcagtggaggcgagcagagggcagggcagtggaggcgagcagagggcagggcagtggaggcgagcagagggcagggcagtggaggcgagcagagggcagggcagtggaggcgagcagagggcagggcagtggaggcgagcagagggcagggcagtggaggcgagcagagggcagggcagtggaggcgagcagagggcagggcagtggaggcgagcagagggcagggcagtggaggcgagcagagggcagggcagtggaggcgagcagagggcagggcagtggaggcgagcagagggcagggcagtggaggcgagcagagggcagggcagtggaggcgagcagagggcagggcagtggaggcgagctgagggcagggcagtggaggcgagcagagggcagggcagtggaggcgagcagagggcagggcagtggaggcgagcagagggcagggcagtggaggcgagaagagggcagggcagtggaggcgagaagagggcagggcagtggaggcgagaagagggcagggcagtggaggcgagaagagggcagggcagtggaggcgagaagagggcagggcagtggaggcgagaagagggcagggcagtggaggcgagaagagggcagggcagtggaggcgagaagagggcagggcagtggaggcgagaagagggcagggcagtggaggcgagaagagggcagggcagtggaggcgagaagagggcagggcagtggaggcgagaagagggcagggcagtggaggcgagaagagggcagggcagtggaggcgagaagagggcagggcagtggaggcgagaagagggcagggcagtggaggcgagaagagggcagggcagtggaggcgagaagagggcagggcagtggaggcgagaagagggcagggcagtggaggcgagaagagggcagggcagtggaggcgagaagagggcagggcagtggaggcgagaagagggcagggcagtggaggcgagaagagggcagggcagtggaggcgagaagagggcagggcagtggaggcgagaagagggcagggcagtggaggcgagaagagggcagggcagtggaggcgagaagagggcagggcagtggaggcgagaagagggcagggcagtggaggcgagaagagggcaggGACGAGGGGAGTCAACGAGTTGAGACAAGACAGGATGGGAGGGGTCAGTGTTAG